In Actinomycetota bacterium, one DNA window encodes the following:
- a CDS encoding saccharopine dehydrogenase C-terminal domain-containing protein, with the protein MRTFDRVLVAGLGKVGELVARLLHGSGYEVVGADLAPPRRDDLPFRVVALDVSDPAGLRARLATVDAVVCCLPYQLSGDVARAAAATSTHYFDLTEDVLNTGLVRDLAEGAPSAFVPHCGLAPGLICMTGAWLADGFDEPSSMELKVGALPRHPTGLLGYAFNWSPEGVVNEYLNDCEVIRQGSRRQVPSMSELEVVWIAGAQLEAFTTSGGLGTMCSTYEGRLDRLDYKTLRYPGHCQLMRFFFDELHLRNQRELAGRILVEAKPPVDDDVVYLYAAVEGRRDGRLVRDQVVRAYEPICIDGRRWRAISWTTAASACAVVELVATGRLPARGFVRQEDVAAADFAATPTGRLLGNTATEEVAA; encoded by the coding sequence GTGAGAACCTTCGATCGGGTCCTGGTTGCTGGTCTGGGAAAGGTCGGGGAGCTGGTCGCCCGCCTCCTGCACGGCTCCGGCTACGAGGTGGTCGGCGCCGACCTCGCCCCGCCCCGGCGCGACGACCTCCCCTTCAGGGTGGTGGCCCTCGACGTGAGCGACCCGGCGGGCCTACGGGCCCGGCTGGCGACGGTCGACGCCGTCGTCTGCTGCCTGCCCTACCAGCTCAGCGGCGACGTGGCCCGGGCCGCGGCCGCTACCTCGACCCACTACTTCGACCTGACCGAGGACGTGCTCAACACCGGCCTCGTGCGGGATCTGGCCGAGGGCGCACCGTCGGCCTTCGTCCCTCACTGCGGGCTGGCCCCCGGGCTCATCTGCATGACCGGGGCGTGGCTGGCCGACGGCTTCGACGAGCCGTCGTCGATGGAGCTGAAGGTCGGGGCCCTGCCCCGCCACCCGACCGGCCTTCTCGGCTACGCCTTCAACTGGTCGCCGGAGGGGGTCGTCAACGAGTACCTCAACGACTGCGAGGTCATCCGCCAGGGGTCCCGCCGCCAGGTGCCGTCGATGAGCGAGCTCGAGGTGGTGTGGATCGCGGGCGCCCAGCTGGAGGCGTTCACCACCTCGGGCGGACTGGGCACCATGTGCTCGACCTACGAGGGCCGCCTCGACCGCCTCGACTACAAGACGCTGCGCTACCCGGGCCACTGCCAGCTCATGCGGTTCTTCTTCGACGAGCTGCACCTGCGCAACCAGCGGGAGCTGGCCGGACGCATCCTGGTCGAGGCCAAGCCGCCGGTCGACGACGACGTCGTCTACCTCTACGCGGCCGTCGAGGGCCGCCGGGACGGCCGGCTGGTGCGCGACCAGGTCGTGAGGGCCTACGAACCGATTTGCATCGACGGCCGCCGCTGGCGGGCCATCTCGTGGACGACGGCCGCCTCGGCGTGCGCCGTCGTCGAACTGGTGGCCACCGGCCGGTTGCCGGCCCGGGGGTTCGTCCGCCAAGAGGACGTCGCCGCCGCCGACTTCGCCGCCACTCCCACCGGACGGCTCTTGGGTAACACCGCGACCGAGGAGGTCGCGGCATGA
- a CDS encoding DUF1338 family protein, with protein sequence MTDPSLLEHLVAAHLGGPRAGWLVAALDLHPALVAPRPGEAAPRAVVAQALGVLLLDDLLARVPSGAEYAQDRVGAGHRLHLDHGAVRTVRGVACGALAEGQASLTRVLEPLGYRQRYTYDLSRLRMTGRSWCHADLPEHVVQYFVSELHADRFTPGFASVTARVLATSRDPLWGTAPAHLDRLAGQGWLAPGEAEELLPVLVACFRRHHDLPSVADYEALLAESDEMAWISTEGTSFNHATDRVDDVVAVAEHERAAGRPIKDKVEVSASGRIVQTAHRAAEVTYDLPDGRGATVSRTVPGSFFELITRHPLPDGTGLDLAFDAANAQQIFAMTNATRL encoded by the coding sequence ATGACAGACCCGTCGCTCCTGGAACACCTGGTAGCCGCCCACCTCGGCGGGCCCCGAGCGGGATGGCTGGTGGCCGCCCTCGACCTGCACCCCGCGCTGGTGGCGCCCCGCCCCGGCGAGGCCGCCCCCCGGGCCGTCGTGGCCCAGGCCCTGGGCGTCCTGCTGCTCGACGACCTGCTGGCCCGGGTGCCGAGCGGGGCCGAGTACGCCCAAGACCGGGTGGGGGCCGGCCACCGGCTCCACCTCGACCACGGCGCCGTGCGGACGGTGAGGGGGGTGGCGTGCGGTGCCTTGGCCGAGGGCCAGGCCAGCCTGACGAGGGTGCTGGAGCCGCTCGGCTACCGCCAGCGCTACACCTACGACCTCAGCCGGCTGAGGATGACGGGCCGGTCGTGGTGCCACGCCGACCTACCCGAGCACGTCGTGCAGTACTTCGTCAGCGAGCTGCACGCCGACCGGTTCACCCCCGGGTTCGCGTCGGTCACCGCCCGCGTGCTGGCCACCTCTCGCGACCCGCTGTGGGGGACGGCCCCCGCCCACCTCGACCGCCTGGCCGGCCAGGGCTGGCTGGCGCCAGGCGAGGCCGAGGAACTGCTGCCCGTGCTCGTGGCCTGCTTCCGCCGCCACCACGACCTTCCGTCGGTGGCCGACTACGAAGCCCTGCTGGCCGAGTCCGACGAGATGGCGTGGATCTCGACCGAAGGCACGTCGTTCAACCACGCCACCGACCGGGTGGACGACGTCGTGGCCGTGGCCGAGCACGAGCGGGCCGCCGGCCGGCCCATCAAGGACAAGGTCGAGGTCTCGGCCTCGGGCCGCATCGTCCAGACCGCCCACCGGGCCGCCGAAGTCACCTACGACCTGCCCGACGGCCGGGGTGCGACGGTGAGCCGTACCGTCCCGGGCTCGTTCTTCGAGCTGATCACCCGCCACCCCCTGCCCGACGGCACCGGCCTCGACCTCGCCTTCGACGCGGCCAACGCCCAGCAGATATTCGCCATGACCAACGCCACGAGGCTCTGA